Proteins encoded together in one Miscanthus floridulus cultivar M001 chromosome 16, ASM1932011v1, whole genome shotgun sequence window:
- the LOC136513952 gene encoding lysine histidine transporter-like 2, with product MVGAGVLGLPFAMSQLGWGLGTVAIVMSFAITLYTLWQLVEMHDMVPGKRFDRYHELGQHVFGERLGLWIILPLQIIVMVGTDIVYMVTGGQSLRKFHDLVCQGRGCNDIRLTFWIMIFASPHFVLSQLPNFNSISAVSGAAAVMSLAYSMIAFCTSAIKGAEATAGAIDYGLRATTTSGQAFGMLSALGTVSFAYAAHNVVLEIQATIPSTPEKPSKKPMWRGVVVAYAIVALCYFSVAFAGYYAFGSSVDPNVLITLDKPRWLIAAANLMVVIHVIGGYQVFAMPMFDMIETVLVKKHQFTPGFWLRFVSRSAYVAATMFIGLTFPFFDGLLGFFGGFGFAPTTYFIPCIMWLMVRKPKKYGLTWFINIICIVIGVLLTIIASIGGLRQIILDAKNYKLYS from the exons ATGGTCGGCGCCGGCGTGCTCGGCCTCCCCTTCGCCATGTCGCAGCTGGGATGGGGTCTCGGGACGGTGGCGATCGTGATGTCGTTCGCGATCACGCTGTACACGCTGTGGCAGCTGGTGGAGATGCACGACATGGTGCCCGGCAAGCGCTTCGACCGGTACCACGAGCTCGGGCAGCACGTGTTCGGCGAGCGCCTGGGCCTCTGGATCATCCTGCCCCTGCAGATCATCGTCATGGTCGGCACCGACATCGTGTACATGGTCACCGGTGGGCAGTCGCTGAGGAAGTTCCACGACCTCGTCTGCCAGGGCCGCGGCTGCAACGACATCCGCCTCACGTTCTGGATCATGATTTTCGCCAGCCCGCACTTCGTCCTCTCCCAGCTCCCCAACTTCAACTCCATCTCCGCCGTCTcgggcgccgccgccgtcatGTCCCTCGCCTACTCCATGATCGCCTTCTGCACGTCGGCGATCAAGGGTGCCGAGGCCACGGCCGGCGCCATCGACTACGGCCTCAGGGCGACCACGACGTCGGGGCAGGCGTTCGGCATGCTCAGCGCGCTGGGCACCGTGTCGTTCGCGTACGCGGCGCACAACGTGGTGCTGGAGATCCAGGCCACCATCCCGTCCACCCCGGAGAAGCCGTCCAAGAAGCCCATGTGGCGCGGCGTCGTCGTGGCCTACGCCATCGTCGCGCTCTGCTACTTCTCCGTCGCCTTCGCGGGGTACTACGCCTTCGGCAGCTCCGTGGACCCCAACGTGCTCATCACCCTCGACAAGCCGCGGTGGCTCATCGCCGCCGCCAACCTCATGGTCGTCATCCACGTCATCGGCGGCTACCAGGTCTTCGCCATGCCCATGTTCGACATGATCGAGACCGTGCTCGTCAAGAAGCACCAGTTCACGCCGGGCTTCTGGCTCCGCTTCGTGTCCCGCTCAGCTTATGTCGCCGCTACGATGTTCATCGGCTTGACCTTCCCCTTCTTCGACGGCCTGCTCGGATTCTTCGGAGGCTTCGGGTTCGCGCCAACGACATACTTC ATTCCTTGCATAATGTGGCTGATGGTGCGGAAGCCTAAGAAGTACGGCCTCACATGGTTCATTAACATT ATCTGTATCGTGATCGGCGTGCTGCTGACGATTATCGCCTCCATTGGAGGACTCCGGCAAATCATCCTTGACGCCAAGAATTATAAGCTCTACTCTTAA